One stretch of Ipomoea triloba cultivar NCNSP0323 chromosome 8, ASM357664v1 DNA includes these proteins:
- the LOC116027548 gene encoding bidirectional sugar transporter SWEET15-like, with translation MAVFDLHHPLVFVFGVLGNIVSILVYFAPLPIFIRICKAKSTMGYHAVPYVVALFSAMLWMYYAFLKKNAPLLISINSFGCVIETIYISIFLAYATKDAKRQTVKLVILLIGVLYSGIFLATIFPFSGTLRVNIVGWICVAISVCVFASPLSIVFQVVRTKSVEFMPFGLSFFLTLTAVMWFGYGMLLKDLCIALPNVLGFILGMVQMVLYGIYRNAKPVKAAGEEKKAVPAEHIINVVVIGAVEQVHPVNEITETPVVDDDGGKNRGEEHDERRTIPRPPEIPDGDDESSQLGQVNSVHMEQPVLVVCSAA, from the exons ATGGCTGTTTTTGATCTTCACCATCCATTAGTGTTTGTGTTTGGAGTCCTAG GTAACATTGTATCTATTTTGGTTTACTTCGCTCCGCT ACCTATATTTATTCGGATCTGCAAAGCAAAATCGACGATGGGCTATCACGCAGTGCCATATGTGGTTGCTTTGTTTTCTGCGATGCTGTGGATGTATTATGCTTTCCTGAAGAAGAATGCGCCACTTCTCATCTCCATCAACTCCTTTGGATGCGTTATAGAGACCATTTATATCTCTATTTTTCTTGCTTATGCAACAAAAGATGCTAAG CGTCAGACGGTGAAGCTAGTGATTTTGTTGATCGGAGTTTTGTACTCGGGGATTTTCCTGGCTACTATATTTCCTTTTTCTGGAACGCTTCGTGTGAACATTGTGGGATGGATTTGTGTGGCGATTTCTGTATGCGTGTTTGCTTCTCCCCTCAGCATTGTG TTTCAAGTGGTGAGAACGAAGAGTGTAGAATTTATGCCATTTGGCTTGTCTTTCTTCCTCACACTCACCGCAGTCATGTGGTTCGGCTATGGCATGCTATTGAAGGACTTATGCATTGCA CTACCAAACGTGTTGGGGTTTATATTGGGAATGGTGCAAATGGTGTTATATGGGATATACCGGAATGCGAAGCCAGTTAAGGCGGCGGGTGAGGAGAAAAAGGCGGTGCCGGCGGAGCACATAATAAACGTGGTGGTGATAGGTGCCGTTGAACAAGTGCACCCTGTGAATGAGATTACTGAAACTCCGGTGGTTGACGATGATGGGGGAAAGAATAGAGGAGAAGAACACGACGAGAGAAGAACCATTCCACGGCCACCAGAAATCCCTGACGGAGATGATGAAAGCAGCCAGTTAGGGCAAGTGAACAGTGTGCATATGGAGCAACCTGTTCTTGTGGTGTGTAGTGCTGCTTGA